One Aphidius gifuensis isolate YNYX2018 linkage group LG5, ASM1490517v1, whole genome shotgun sequence genomic region harbors:
- the LOC122857221 gene encoding paxillin isoform X7 — protein MLGNLQADMSRQGVNTTQKGCCSACEKPIVGQVITALGKTWHPEHFTCTHCREELGTRNFFEREGHPYCETDYHNLFSPRCAYCNGPILDKCVTALEKTWHTEHFFCAQCGKQFGEEGFHERDGKPYCRDDYFDMFAPKCGGCNRAIMENYISALNSQWHPDCFVCRDCKNPVSGKSFYAMEGKPVCQKCVGVDDDDDEGEEEATEA, from the exons ATGCTTGGTAATTTACAAGCAGACATGAGTAGACAAGGTGTTAATACAACACAAAAAGGTTGTTGTAGTGCATGTGAAAAACCAATTGTTGGACAAGTTATAACAGCACTTGGTAAAACATGGCATCCAGAACATTTTACATGTACACATTGTCGTGAAGAACTTGgtacaagaaatttttttgaacgtGAAGGACATCCATATTGTGAAACtgattatcataatttattttcaccaAGATGTGCTTATTGTAATGGACCAATACttgat AAATGTGTTACTGCATTGGAAAAAACATGGCATACTGAGCATTTTTTCTGTGCTCAATGTGGAAAACAATTTGGTGAAGAAGGCTTTCATGAACGTGATGGAAAACCATATTGTCGAgatgattattttgatatgtTTGCACCAAAATGTGGTGGATGTAATCGTGCTATTatggaaaattatatatctgcATTAAACAGTCAATGGCATCCTGATTGTTTTGTTTGCAgg GATTGCAAGAATCCAGTGTCTGGAAAGTCTTTTTATGCAATGGAGGGCAAACCAGTCTGTCAAAAATGCGttggtgttgatgatgatgacgatgaaggAGAAGAAGAAGCTACAGaagcataa